One window from the genome of Halomicrobium zhouii encodes:
- a CDS encoding potassium channel family protein, which yields MASPLPVEILLGIYLGLLVGIIPALVSWGLAFTFKYFAGVTIPSFGVAVLAIALAGVNGGLLAFADKSITSAPNAERVVTAILVVTMASMYAHAKGDQMGAELPRRLSLDKLREKTLSSDVVEFVGGRGEVRVRVVGEVADMEGYPPLSEELRAEIRGEEFTFPADLRIAEIEERFEERLTKTFDLGDAAVAIDERGRASVVAAPPFSGLSKRIDDGDHAVSVDALLPTGLARGDELTVITPDAQARGTVLSARSNEASAPDVDQTGGLDAEGAVGDGEEEDLPAAPVRAPTTDGGEGRLTVGVTRTDAQPLLRASEAKVVVESRGTRREYELVSLLRRADQRFRRLTVAAGGALAGASLGDAAVRDTYGVAVLAVRNGGDWQIAPGDETTLAAGDELYAVGSRDALDGFAEAVA from the coding sequence ATGGCTTCTCCCCTCCCGGTCGAGATTCTCCTCGGCATCTATCTCGGGCTGCTCGTCGGGATCATCCCGGCGCTCGTCTCGTGGGGGCTCGCGTTCACCTTCAAGTACTTCGCCGGCGTCACCATCCCGAGCTTCGGTGTGGCGGTGCTGGCCATCGCGCTGGCGGGCGTCAACGGCGGCCTGCTCGCGTTCGCGGACAAGTCGATCACCTCGGCGCCCAACGCCGAGCGGGTCGTCACCGCCATTCTCGTCGTCACGATGGCGTCGATGTACGCCCACGCGAAGGGCGACCAGATGGGGGCGGAGCTCCCCCGCCGGCTCTCGCTGGACAAACTCCGGGAGAAGACGCTCTCGAGCGACGTCGTCGAGTTCGTCGGCGGCCGCGGCGAGGTCCGCGTCCGCGTCGTCGGCGAAGTCGCCGACATGGAGGGGTACCCACCTCTCTCGGAGGAACTCCGGGCGGAGATTCGCGGCGAGGAGTTCACCTTTCCGGCGGATCTCCGGATCGCTGAGATCGAGGAACGGTTCGAAGAGCGCCTGACGAAGACGTTCGACCTGGGCGACGCCGCCGTCGCGATCGACGAGCGGGGCCGGGCGTCGGTCGTCGCCGCCCCGCCCTTCTCCGGCCTGTCGAAGCGCATCGACGACGGCGACCACGCCGTCTCCGTCGACGCGCTGTTGCCGACGGGGCTCGCCCGCGGCGACGAACTGACGGTGATCACCCCGGACGCACAGGCACGCGGAACCGTCCTGAGCGCCCGTTCGAACGAGGCGTCGGCACCCGACGTCGACCAGACAGGCGGCCTGGACGCGGAAGGCGCAGTCGGGGACGGCGAGGAAGAGGACCTCCCCGCCGCGCCCGTTCGCGCGCCGACCACGGACGGCGGTGAGGGTCGACTGACGGTCGGCGTCACGCGGACGGACGCTCAGCCCCTGCTGCGCGCCAGCGAGGCGAAGGTCGTCGTCGAGTCCCGGGGCACCCGGCGGGAGTACGAACTCGTCTCGCTGTTGCGCCGGGCCGACCAGCGGTTCCGTCGCCTGACGGTAGCGGCCGGCGGCGCACTCGCCGGCGCCTCGCTCGGTGACGCGGCAGTCCGTGACACCTACGGCGTCGCCGTCCTGGCGGTCCGGAACGGCGGCGACTGGCAGATCGCTCCCGGCGACGAGACGACGCTCGCCGCCGGCGACGAACTGTACGCCGTCGGGTCTCGCGACGCTCTCGACGGGTTCGCGGAGGCGGTCGCGTGA
- a CDS encoding ubiquitin-like small modifier protein 1, giving the protein MEWTLFATLAETAGDSEVAVDVDTPATVGDALDALVAAHPGLETEVLDDDGTVQDHIRLLHEGRDPFVEADGLETTVESGDELALFPPVSGG; this is encoded by the coding sequence ATGGAGTGGACGCTGTTCGCGACGCTCGCCGAGACCGCGGGCGACTCGGAAGTCGCTGTCGACGTCGACACCCCCGCCACCGTCGGCGACGCGCTCGACGCGCTGGTGGCGGCCCACCCCGGTCTCGAAACCGAGGTGCTCGACGACGATGGAACGGTCCAGGACCACATCCGCCTCCTCCACGAGGGCCGCGACCCGTTCGTCGAGGCCGACGGGCTGGAGACGACGGTCGAGTCAGGCGACGAACTCGCGCTCTTTCCCCCGGTCAGCGGAGGATAG
- a CDS encoding cation:proton antiporter regulatory subunit, whose protein sequence is MSLPPAEAVAQLGGPTTEGVTVTLAGVLGVAVFAGVVAGSVALAYRWYVRERVPTGLSLLAGLAVVAVSLSTTTLLAEEISPDGRDIVLATALVHVAAFLTSGLAATAGTRFGDRLGVDLFAATGVSDVDADVSEIVQTVGRVTTVQLPDEVADIVGYDPVTEETKETLAGRRFLFPRRLTKAELRERLVSRLRTDYGVGHVDVEVGDDGSVSFLAVGSRAAGIGPTLPPATNAVAIRADPAHAASAGDLVQVWETDPLKRVLTGELRGVAGDVVTVAIDAADTPKLNPADRYKLVTLPVQDRPDREFASLLRSADETLATVTVEGGSDLDGVTVDALDVTVAAITRTDERPEPLPARNRALQPGDVVYAIATPENLRKVEAAGRGPEGGVTDTVSERSEPVETANDSDESPDEEQAETASEEAPDPAAELDDGDDTDGGSGEGEGDGHDAPSAELSNGEDDESLLDGDAFADTDDLPGMDRELDVPDASVGQGTATDDEQVDDATDASGGDVDEQTADGQSDDKAVEEPADDDAVPFTPLDVGEDDPLADPLLGGGEGDGPDSDGRPDDDGDAVPDDEDGVSDGKTDDRDGDDDHDR, encoded by the coding sequence GTGAGTCTCCCGCCGGCCGAAGCGGTTGCGCAGTTGGGGGGACCGACCACCGAAGGAGTGACGGTGACGCTCGCTGGCGTCCTCGGCGTCGCCGTGTTCGCGGGCGTCGTCGCGGGCAGCGTCGCGCTCGCGTACCGCTGGTACGTCCGGGAACGCGTGCCCACCGGGCTCTCGCTGCTCGCCGGACTCGCCGTCGTCGCGGTGTCGCTCAGCACGACGACGTTGCTGGCCGAGGAGATTTCCCCGGACGGTCGGGACATCGTACTCGCCACGGCGCTCGTCCACGTCGCTGCGTTCCTGACCAGCGGACTCGCAGCCACGGCTGGCACCCGCTTCGGCGACAGGCTCGGCGTCGACCTCTTCGCCGCGACGGGGGTCAGCGACGTCGACGCCGACGTCAGCGAGATCGTCCAGACCGTCGGCCGCGTCACGACCGTCCAGTTGCCCGACGAGGTCGCCGACATCGTCGGCTACGACCCGGTTACCGAGGAGACCAAGGAGACGCTGGCCGGCCGGCGATTCCTCTTTCCACGACGGCTAACGAAGGCCGAACTCCGCGAGCGTCTCGTCTCGCGGCTCAGGACCGACTACGGCGTCGGCCACGTCGACGTCGAGGTCGGCGACGACGGCTCGGTGTCGTTCCTGGCCGTGGGCTCGCGGGCGGCCGGCATCGGTCCGACGCTCCCGCCGGCGACCAACGCCGTCGCCATCCGCGCCGACCCGGCCCACGCCGCCAGCGCCGGCGACCTCGTCCAGGTCTGGGAGACCGACCCCCTGAAACGCGTCCTGACGGGCGAGCTCCGCGGCGTCGCGGGCGACGTCGTCACGGTGGCTATCGACGCCGCCGACACGCCGAAGCTGAACCCCGCGGATCGGTACAAGCTGGTGACGCTCCCCGTCCAGGACCGCCCCGACCGCGAGTTCGCGTCGCTGCTCCGCTCGGCCGACGAGACGCTCGCCACCGTCACCGTCGAGGGCGGGAGTGACCTCGACGGGGTGACAGTCGACGCCCTCGACGTGACCGTCGCCGCCATCACCCGGACGGACGAGCGCCCCGAACCGTTGCCAGCCAGGAACCGGGCGCTCCAGCCCGGCGACGTGGTCTACGCCATCGCGACGCCCGAGAACCTCCGGAAAGTCGAGGCAGCCGGGCGAGGGCCAGAGGGCGGCGTCACGGACACCGTGTCGGAGAGGTCTGAACCCGTCGAGACAGCCAACGACTCGGACGAGTCACCCGACGAGGAGCAGGCCGAGACGGCCTCGGAAGAAGCCCCGGACCCCGCCGCGGAACTGGACGACGGAGACGATACGGACGGCGGATCCGGTGAGGGCGAGGGTGACGGCCACGACGCGCCGTCGGCCGAGCTGTCGAACGGCGAGGACGACGAGTCGCTCCTCGACGGCGACGCGTTCGCGGACACCGACGACCTCCCCGGGATGGACCGGGAACTGGACGTCCCCGACGCGTCCGTCGGCCAGGGAACGGCGACTGACGACGAACAGGTTGACGACGCCACAGACGCGTCCGGTGGCGACGTCGACGAACAGACCGCCGACGGCCAGTCGGACGACAAAGCCGTGGAGGAACCGGCCGACGACGACGCCGTCCCCTTCACGCCCCTCGACGTGGGCGAGGACGACCCGCTGGCCGACCCACTGCTCGGTGGGGGTGAAGGCGACGGTCCGGACAGCGATGGCAGGCCCGACGACGACGGCGACGCCGTCCCTGACGACGAGGACGGCGTTTCCGATGGGAAGACCGACGACCGCGACGGCGACGACGACCATGACCGCTGA
- a CDS encoding GNAT family N-acetyltransferase — translation MNGTVVRQATHDDYEAVEAFTQDTWADQGRGDYIPDVFHDWVDANGPEWRTVVVEVDGDVAGICQGKFLSEHEAWLEGMRVHPEYRGEGHGLRMVRDLFEWARDGGATVARNMVFGWNDAGLGQSMAAGFEPRTSFRWAEPEPEPQSAGQDPQVVDDPAAAWSYWARSDARDVLGGLSLDSEHSWTLSELSRERLHALADDERVFAVKDDGTRGMAARVRTTERSTEDDATETLAEYAVGAWADVTAARRLLDAIRADAHELGADATRVLIPESPRHVAEAAAARVGFSEHCDFVLEADLT, via the coding sequence ATGAACGGAACCGTCGTCCGGCAGGCAACCCACGACGATTACGAGGCGGTCGAAGCCTTCACGCAGGACACCTGGGCCGACCAGGGGCGGGGCGACTACATCCCCGACGTGTTCCACGACTGGGTCGACGCGAACGGGCCCGAGTGGCGGACCGTCGTGGTCGAGGTCGACGGCGACGTCGCCGGAATCTGCCAGGGGAAGTTCCTCTCCGAGCACGAGGCGTGGCTGGAGGGGATGCGCGTCCACCCAGAGTACCGCGGCGAGGGCCACGGGCTACGGATGGTGAGGGACCTCTTCGAGTGGGCGCGAGACGGGGGCGCGACCGTCGCGCGCAACATGGTGTTCGGGTGGAACGACGCCGGCCTCGGCCAGTCGATGGCGGCGGGGTTCGAACCGCGGACGAGCTTTCGGTGGGCGGAACCGGAGCCGGAGCCACAGTCCGCGGGGCAGGATCCGCAAGTCGTCGACGACCCGGCGGCGGCCTGGAGTTACTGGGCCAGGAGCGACGCGCGGGATGTGCTCGGCGGACTTTCCCTGGACAGTGAGCACTCCTGGACGCTCTCGGAACTCTCCCGTGAGCGACTCCACGCGCTGGCAGACGACGAGCGCGTCTTCGCGGTGAAAGACGACGGTACGCGCGGGATGGCGGCGCGAGTCAGGACCACGGAGCGATCCACCGAGGACGACGCCACCGAGACGCTGGCCGAGTACGCCGTCGGCGCGTGGGCAGACGTGACGGCCGCGAGGCGACTGCTCGACGCGATTCGCGCCGACGCACACGAACTCGGTGCCGACGCGACCAGAGTGCTGATCCCGGAGTCGCCACGTCACGTCGCGGAGGCGGCGGCCGCTCGCGTCGGATTCAGCGAGCACTGCGACTTCGTGCTGGAGGCGGACCTGACGTAG
- a CDS encoding NAD-binding protein, whose product MDRVREWFGVRATLLLPTLVAILSFVTGVANISAPVDARPLDPYLPEAVAQTVAQTVGFTGTLTGFLLLVSAYGLRRRLRVAWYATLLFLPMSAVQGLLQGSVTVPGFGPVPVSAPLIALSLLSIPTVLINRRLFDRELELSAAQQASIAALLGAQVYITAGAYALRDDFSNLSTLTDALYFAIVTSSTVGYGDMAPVDGAQSARLFTLSAIVVGTASFALALGSVLGPAIQDRITRALGTMTDTQLDLLEDHVLVLGYGDLTEPILEELTDVVEYVVVTPDSATAATLQQRDVAVLTADPSDEEPQLRAGIERARAVVTATNDDAQDALSILTARELNPEVRIVAAATDRENVRKLKRAGADSVISPAVLGGHLLAESALGEDDSEEVADRIVDDEV is encoded by the coding sequence ATGGACAGGGTACGCGAGTGGTTCGGCGTCCGCGCGACGCTGCTGTTGCCGACGCTGGTGGCGATACTCTCGTTCGTCACCGGGGTCGCCAACATCAGCGCACCGGTCGACGCCAGACCGCTCGACCCGTATCTCCCCGAGGCCGTCGCCCAGACCGTCGCCCAGACCGTCGGCTTCACCGGCACGCTGACCGGGTTCCTCCTGCTCGTCAGCGCCTACGGACTCCGGCGTCGGCTCCGGGTCGCCTGGTACGCCACCCTGCTGTTCCTCCCGATGTCAGCGGTTCAGGGGCTCCTTCAGGGGAGCGTGACCGTTCCAGGCTTCGGCCCGGTGCCAGTCTCGGCGCCGCTCATCGCGCTCTCCCTCCTCTCGATTCCGACGGTCCTGATCAACCGACGGTTGTTCGACCGCGAGCTGGAGCTGTCGGCGGCCCAGCAGGCGTCGATCGCGGCGCTACTGGGCGCGCAGGTGTACATCACCGCCGGCGCGTACGCGCTCAGGGACGACTTCTCGAACCTCTCGACGCTGACCGACGCGCTGTACTTCGCTATCGTCACGTCGAGCACGGTGGGATACGGCGACATGGCACCGGTGGATGGAGCGCAGTCGGCCAGACTCTTTACCCTCTCGGCCATCGTCGTCGGCACCGCCAGTTTCGCGCTCGCGCTCGGGTCCGTGCTCGGCCCGGCCATCCAGGACCGCATCACCAGGGCACTCGGCACCATGACAGACACGCAACTCGACCTGCTCGAGGACCACGTGCTCGTCCTCGGCTACGGCGACCTGACGGAACCGATCCTCGAGGAACTCACCGACGTCGTGGAGTACGTCGTCGTCACGCCCGACTCGGCGACGGCCGCGACGCTCCAGCAACGCGACGTCGCGGTGCTCACCGCCGACCCGAGCGACGAGGAACCACAGCTCCGCGCCGGTATCGAGCGGGCGCGCGCAGTCGTCACCGCGACGAACGACGACGCCCAGGACGCGCTCTCCATCCTCACGGCCCGCGAACTCAACCCGGAGGTCCGCATCGTCGCCGCGGCGACGGACCGGGAGAACGTCCGGAAGCTCAAACGAGCGGGCGCCGACTCGGTTATCAGCCCCGCGGTGCTGGGCGGCCACCTGCTCGCCGAGTCGGCGCTGGGCGAGGACGACTCCGAGGAGGTCGCCGACCGCATCGTCGACGACGAGGTCTAA
- the surE gene encoding 5'/3'-nucleotidase SurE, giving the protein MAADRRVLLTNDDGIDSPGLAALYDELTEIASVTVVAPAEDNSGVGRANSREASVRDHEWGYVVEGTPADCVAFGLRGLDETPDVVVAGPNPGPNIGMHRLGRSGTVGGAAEAAHLGTPGVAVSAYDVTVGHVREPDRETFATTTGFTASLVADLLDADALEPTDYLNVHVPTNPTEPPRTRITRPVDDFDVTVERDGDQLSLVDRVYDPLRDDVEGELPPEEGETDRRALQDHDVSISPLTVGFDSVEREVLLDVLDDGD; this is encoded by the coding sequence ATGGCTGCGGATCGGCGCGTCCTGCTGACGAACGACGACGGGATCGACAGCCCCGGCCTCGCCGCGCTTTACGACGAACTCACGGAGATCGCGTCGGTGACGGTCGTCGCGCCCGCCGAAGACAACAGCGGCGTCGGCCGTGCGAACTCCCGCGAGGCCAGCGTCCGTGACCACGAGTGGGGCTACGTCGTCGAGGGAACACCCGCCGACTGCGTCGCCTTCGGACTCCGGGGACTCGACGAGACGCCGGACGTCGTCGTCGCGGGCCCCAACCCCGGCCCGAACATCGGGATGCACCGACTGGGCCGGTCGGGGACCGTCGGTGGCGCCGCCGAAGCCGCCCACCTGGGAACGCCGGGCGTCGCCGTCTCGGCCTACGACGTGACCGTCGGCCACGTTCGCGAACCGGACCGGGAGACGTTCGCCACGACCACGGGGTTCACGGCTTCGCTCGTCGCGGACCTGCTCGACGCCGACGCCCTCGAACCGACCGACTACCTGAACGTCCACGTGCCCACAAACCCCACCGAGCCCCCGCGGACGCGTATTACCCGCCCAGTCGACGACTTCGACGTCACCGTCGAGCGCGACGGCGACCAGTTATCCCTCGTGGATCGCGTCTACGACCCGCTCAGAGACGACGTCGAAGGCGAGTTGCCACCCGAGGAGGGTGAGACTGACCGCCGAGCGCTCCAAGACCACGACGTCAGCATCTCGCCGCTCACTGTCGGCTTCGACTCTGTCGAACGGGAGGTCCTTCTCGACGTTCTCGACGACGGCGACTAA